A portion of the Paenibacillus hamazuiensis genome contains these proteins:
- a CDS encoding FHA domain-containing protein: protein MDTFACLYLIRGEPFRPGTCINLSAEETVVGRSAGDVSPDVSFTNAFISRKHFMIRRENERAVLYDLGSRHGTEINGDRIDPHTPYVLQSSDIIKLARGMIVIHFSYIFADQTLEFEPIMNTQQLHALEQPVVIHWEKRECIIDGKRIAMSEKECSLMKVLHDNANHLVSIEELKKTVWPERSPGPDGVPDVSIDELNALVYRIRKKYGKHSFIISAVRGSGYILEKD from the coding sequence GTGGATACGTTCGCTTGTTTATATTTGATCCGCGGTGAACCTTTTCGCCCGGGCACATGCATTAATTTGTCGGCCGAGGAAACGGTGGTCGGCCGATCGGCCGGCGACGTCTCGCCGGATGTTTCGTTTACCAACGCGTTTATTTCGCGCAAGCATTTTATGATTCGCAGGGAAAACGAACGCGCGGTGCTGTACGATCTCGGCAGCCGCCACGGCACGGAGATCAACGGGGATCGGATCGATCCGCATACGCCGTACGTGCTGCAGTCGTCGGATATCATCAAGCTGGCCAGAGGCATGATCGTCATTCATTTTTCTTATATTTTCGCCGATCAGACGCTGGAGTTCGAACCGATCATGAATACGCAGCAGCTGCATGCGCTCGAACAGCCTGTCGTCATTCATTGGGAGAAACGGGAATGCATCATCGACGGCAAACGCATTGCGATGTCGGAAAAGGAATGCAGCCTGATGAAAGTTTTGCACGATAACGCCAATCATCTTGTTTCCATTGAAGAGCTCAAGAAAACGGTATGGCCGGAGCGCAGCCCCGGTCCGGACGGCGTGCCCGATGTCAGCATCGACGAGCTGAACGCATTGGTGTACCGTATTCGCAAAAAATACGGCAAGCATTCCTTTATTATCAGCGCCGTGCGCGGCAGCGGTTATATTTTGGAAAAGGACTGA